A single Opisthocomus hoazin isolate bOpiHoa1 chromosome 1, bOpiHoa1.hap1, whole genome shotgun sequence DNA region contains:
- the NRIP1 gene encoding nuclear receptor-interacting protein 1: MTHGEELGSEMHQDSVVLTYLEGLLMHQAAGGSGTAVDKKSAGHSGEDQNFKISGNVFPSCQSNGPVLNTNTYRGSGMLHLKKARLLQSSEDWNAAKRRRLSDSIVDLDGKKEALLAGMVENVPKGKQDSTLLASLLQSFSSRLQSVALSQQIRQSLKEQGYSLSHDSLQVEKDLRCYGVASSHLKTLLKKSKAKDQKLDNSLPDITKNLPKERFIESPHAVQSGPKVINEPLSCAARLQAVASMVEKRSSPAASPKPSVACSQLALLLSSEAHLQQYSREHALKAQNANQIASERLAAMARLQESTQKDIGQFGLAKGMTSHLNGQTGSSTKTVSSKSNVAPFQSSAGIMHSPPKTAGYKSTLERSNLKTSPSNSLLLHLLKSQNTTKHVKGHEQSERASIFEDSSTPTTIDEYSDNNPSFTEDDSSDDESSHSNCLPIDLSFKQRTDKPDATPSASLDNLTQSLLHNWDPKVSCPENKEDKDTPKASKLNPHQKVTLLQLLLGHKSEEKVDKSSDPQGPHSAADVAKFTVQTGKRTPVTDSPSANRMTPLSTPPLLASAKADSPINLSHQSLAIKRSSPPYACSIQPDRLVNPASKHLIDLSKSKEMQGAKLSRNDSPQNSSAFSASKLLQNLAQCGMQTSMSSEEQRASKQLLAGNTDKPVGLIDRLNSPLLTNKLSTHEESNKIFSCQPAPAEQGLPGSEIENLLERRTVLQLLLGTPNKGKSEKKERMLSRDESSQEQADKTLNEQILTVKIKTEPSEESNVPCNSNAQQVRECKGNKFQGFAHSLQRNTAASPASEELKSEPLSPQDFSFSKNGLLSRLLRQSQDSYPADELDRSHHRNSELTHLESKSLCTVPKKRKLHAEPLESPLKKMKSNVSDAANNRASPTEALYGPLLNQQELKFSRSDAEFKYAVSHGSNNESENRSWSRDSKGFNVLKQLLLSENCERDLSQHRNNVLTEGRKKGNKTSATINKPEFSISSVGALMGSPAQQNSCVDHRTFQYPLAVKSPAGSPFPEYRELGSTMSRLESDQFSVCPMPSEKGPIRWVITGMDKNGYEKDSPRLTKTNPILYYMLQKGGNSVSGQEAHDKEIWNEPSFSDSSTHVTIKEELTSDAELKTPFSNLRSPYNSHMGSKTSHQHGVNGEVHGLLEKVLTIKKEPE; this comes from the coding sequence ATGACTCATGGAGAAGAGCTTGGCTCTGAGATGCACCAGGATTCTGTTGTTCTAACTTACCTAGAGGGATTACTAATGCATCAAGCAGCAGGAGGCTCAGGTACTGCAGTTGACAAAAAGTCTGCTGGGCATAGTGGAGAGGATCAAAACTTTAAGATTTCTGGAAACGTATTTCCCAGCTGTCAAAGTAATGGTCCAGTTCTTAACACAAATACATATCGGGGATCTGGCATGCTACACCTCAAAAAAGCAAGACTGTTGCAGTCTTCTGAAGACTGGAATGCAGCAAAGAGAAGGCGCTTGTCTGATTCCATTGTGGATTTAGATGGAAAAAAGGAAGCTTTGTTAGCTGGCATGGTTGAAAATGTGCCTAAAGGCAAACAGGATAGCACATTACTTGCCTCTTTGCTTCAGTCATTCAGCTCTAGGCTACAGAGTGTTGCTCTGTCACAGCAGATTAGGCAGAGCCTTAAGGAGCAAGGGTATTCCCTTAGCCATGATTCTCTGCAAGTGGAGAAAGATTTAAGGTGCTATGGCGTTGCGTCCAGTCACCTGAAGACTCTGCtaaagaagagcaaagcaaaagATCAGAAGCTGGACAACAGCCTGCCTGATATAACAAAGAACCTTCCCAAAGAGAGGTTTATAGAATCGCCTCATGCCGTGCAGAGCGGACCTAAAGTGATAAATGAGCCACTGTCATGTGCTGCAAGATTACAAGCTGTTGCAAGCATGGTAGAGAAACGGTCTAGTCCTGCTGCTTCACCGAAGCCCAGCGTAGCATGCAGCCAGCTAGCTTTACTCCTTTCGAGTGAAGCTCACTTGCAGCAGTACTCCAGGGAACATGCTTTAAAAGCACAAAACGCCAATCAGATAGCAAGTGAGAGACTTGCAGCTATGGCCAGGTTACAAGAAAGCACTCAGAAGGATATTGGCCAATTTGGTTTAGCAAAAGGAATGACAAGCCATCTCAATGGTCAGACAGGATCATCAACCAAAACTGTATCTAGCAAAAGCAATGTGGCACCATTTCAGAGTTCAGCGGGAATCATGCATTCGCCTCCCAAAACTGCAGGATACAAAAGTACTTTGGAAAGGAGTAACCTGAAAACCTCTCCCAGCAACAGTTTGCTCTTGCACCTACTGAAAAGCCAGAACACCACCAAACATGTAAAAGGGCACGAACAGAGTGAGAGAGCCAGCATTTTTGAAGACAGCAGCACACCAACAACTATCGATGAGTATTCAGACAACAATCCTAGTTTTACAGAAGATGACAGCAGTGATGATGAAAGCTCGCATTCTAACTGTCTTCCTATAGACCTATCCTTTAAGCAGAGGACAGATAAGCCAGATGCAACTCCGTCTGCATCACTGGATAACCTGACTCAGTCCTTGCTTCATAACTGGGATCCAAAAGTTTCCTGTCCAGAGAACAAGGAAGACAAAGACACTCCAAAGGCCTCTAAGCTGAATCCCCATCAGAAAGTAACACTACTGCAGCTGTTACTTGGGCATAAGAGTGAAGAAAAGGTAGACAAGAGTAGTGACCCTCAGGGACCACACAGTGCAGCTGATGTGGCAAAATTCACTGTACAGACTGGTAAAAGGACTCCTGTTACTGACAGTCCCAGTGCAAATCGCATGACTCCGTTAAGCACTCCGCCTTTGCTGGCTTCTGCAAAAGCAGACTCTCCTATAAATCTCTCGCACCAGTCGTTAGCCATCAAGCGTAGCTCGCCACCGTATGCCTGCAGCATCCAGCCGGACAGGCTGGTGAATCCCGCATCCAAACATTTGATAGACCTTtctaaaagcaaagaaatgcaaGGAGCCAAGCTGAGCAGAAATGACAGTCCCCAGAACTCTTCGGCGTTCAGTGCCAGCAAGCTCCTGCAGAACCTGGCTCAGTGCGGCATGCAGACTTCCATGTCAAGTGAAGAACAAAGAGCTAGCAAACAGCTGCTCGCAGGCAACACGGATAAACCTGTTGGCTTGATTGACAGATTGAACAGCCCTCTGCTTACGAATAAATTGAGTACGCATGAAGAAAGTAACAAAATATTCAGTTGTCAGCCTGCACCCGCTGAACAAGGACTTCCAGGTTCGGAAATAGAAAATCTCCTTGAAAGGCGCACTGTCCTTCAGCTGCTTCTGGGAACTCCCAATAAAggtaaaagtgaaaagaaagagaggatGCTTTCAAGAGATGAAAGTTCTCAAGAACAGGCAGATAAGACTTTGAATGAGCAAATATTGACGGTGAAAATAAAAACTGAGCCATCTGAAGAATCAAATGTTCCTTGTAATTCAAATGCACAACAAGTAAGAGAGTGCAAGGGTAACAAATTCCAAGGATTTGCTCATTCGCTGCAGAGAAacacagctgcttctccagcgTCCGAGGAGTTGAAATCTGAGCCTCTTTCACCTcaagatttctctttttccaagaacGGCCTGCTAAGTAGGTTGCTGAGGCAGAGTCAAGACAGTTACCCTGCGGATGAGCTGGACAGAAGTCACCACCGAAACAGCGAGCTGACACACCTTGAATCAAAGAGCCTGTGCACAGTACCGAAGAAGAGGAAGCTTCATGCTGAGCCTTTGGAAAGTCcgctaaaaaagatgaaaagtaaTGTGTCTGATGCTGCAAACAATCGTGCTTCTCCTACCGAGGCCCTGTACGGGCCTTTGCTTAACCAGCAAGAGCTGAAATTCAGCAGAAGTGATGCTGAATTTAAATATGCTGTAAGTCATGGTTCAAATAACGAGAGTGAAAATAGGAGTTGGTCTAGAGATAGTAAAGGCTTTAATGTGTTGAAACAGCTGCTTCTCTCGGAAAACTGTGAGAGAGATCTGTCACAACATAGGAATAACGTACTAACGGagggcaggaaaaaaggaaacaaaaccagtgcaACAATTAATAAACCTGAATTCAGCATTTCTTCAGTAGGTGCGTTAATGGGAAGCCCTGCGCAACAGAACAGTTGTGTAGATCATAGAACATTTCAGTATCCTCTAGCAGTAAAAAGTCCTGCCGGTTCCCCCTTCCCCGAGTACAGGGAGTTGGGGAGCACAATGTCTAGGCTCGAGTCCGACCAGTTTAGCGTGTGTCCCATGCCCAGTGAAAAAGGGCCCATCAGATGGGTGATCACAGGTATGGACAAGAATGGTTACGAAAAAGACTCTCCGAGACTGACCAAAACCAATCCGATATTGTACTACATGTTACAGAAAGGCGGCAACTCTGTTAGTGGCCAAGAAGCACACGACAAAGAAATCTGGAATGAACCTTCCTTTAGTGATAGTTCAACTCATGTTACAATCAAAGAGGAGTTGACATCCGATGCAGAGCTTAAAACTCCTTTTAGTAACTTAAGAAGCCCTTACAACAGCCATATGGGGAGTAAGACCTCTCATCAACATGGTGTGAATGGAGAAGTGCATGGACTTCTGGAGAAAGTGCTAACAATCAAAAAAGAGCCAGAATAA